In Telopea speciosissima isolate NSW1024214 ecotype Mountain lineage chromosome 10, Tspe_v1, whole genome shotgun sequence, the DNA window GAAGGTGGATCTTCTAGATGCTTATTTTTGCCAGGTGATAAGAGGGCGATCCTAAAAATTAGCTTGAGCTTGTTTCCCAGTGAAGATAAGATGGTTTGGGGTGGAGCGAAGTCGAGGCATTTTCTCGGTCAAGTCCATGTATCACATGCTGAAAAATAGGAAGGAGGTTAAGATATCTAACCAATCCTCCTCTTCATCAGTTGCTAATAAGAATCATATGTCCATGACAGATCAATTGTGGAAAAGAATATGGAAtgctaaaacccaccgaaaatCAAGCTTTTTTTGTGGAGATGCTGTGCGAGATGGAATTGCGGTTGGAGAAGGTTTCATGGCCAGGAAAATTCCTATTAATCGGCTTGCTTCGGATGTGGGGAAAGTTTGGAAATAGTTGGTCACACGCTCCTTACATGTCCCTTTGCTAGAGCCGTTTGGTTTGGCTCATCCTTATCTCACTTAACCTCTATGCCTACTTTCAATAAGATGAGCGATTGGTTGCAAGTCTTTGGAATCCTATTTTTAGCGGGGATAAAAAAGCGGCTCAAGAACGATTCTCCCCTGGCCTCTTTCTTACTTTGGTTCATTTGGAAGGCGCGTAACGATTTGATTTTCAACAATAAGCAATGGTCACCACAGCAAGTTATTTCCATGGTGAGAAAGCTCATCAAGATTTCTCTTCGGTGGTTTGCAAACCTCCCTCAGTCTCTATTGAagttgaagagagaaattttccTTCCTCCCATTCTTGGACTTCCCCTAATGAGCCTTTCCTTAAAATTAAGCGTGATGCAGCATGGGTTAAAAATTCTGGTAAAGGAGGTTTAGGGGTCATCATCGGGATCATCGGGGATTCTTATACATGCTTTTTCTTCGAGGTACCTCCGTGATTCTAGTCTTTACGCTGAGCGCTTGCTATTAGAACGGGTCTTCTTCAAGTGGCTAAACTCCATTTATCTCATATTGTGGTGGAGTCGGATTGCTTAAGCCTGATTCAACAATCGAATTCAAGAAGCTTCGACTATGAAATTGATGCTGTGGGCTTTGATATTCTTCAGCTTCAAAGCTCTTTTGTTGACTGTTTTTTTTGCTTTATTCCAAGGTCGTCTAATGTGGTTGCAGACTCCTTGGCCCGGTCGGCGCCTCGGTTGAGTCACCGATGGATTGGCGTTTCCACTCTGTGGCTTCTAAATCTCTGTGAGAAAGAGGCCACTGCTTGTACTGACTCTGGTTTTCAATGAATCTTCtttcaaccaaaaacaaaaaaaaagaaaaagtgacaaatgttattattaaaaaaatcaaaaaagttCCAAATGGATTCTAGAGATAACGAGCTGATGATACTGAATCAGTTTGACAAGGACGACGACACGTCCGAGTTTTTATCTCCGTTGCCATGACTCGGCCAAATTGGTAAACGCAGTCTTTGACGATCCACCTTCAGCCCATGCAGCCAAGGCCTTCTCCCTCATTTCCCTACACCGCTCTCTCATCTCTGTTCCCTCCTCCGAGTCCATCAACGCTCTGACTCGCTTCTCAACCTCGGCAGCCACCACAATCCCATCCTCCTCCGCCACCTCCATTGGCATAGCTAACTTCATCTCCTCCACCAAAACCACCTTATTGACTTCCTGTTCTGCATAGAGCGGCCAAGCCAGCAATGGCACCCCAGCGCACACCGCTTCTAAAACCGAGTTCCACCCACTGTGAGTCACGAATCCTCCCACCGATTCTCGACTCAACACCTCAACCTGCGGCGCCCACGACTTCACCACCAGTCCCCTGTCTCTGGTCCGATCAAGAAACCCCTCCGGCATCACAGCGTTAAGATCGAAATCATCTGTGGCCGATAACGAAGACCGTGTGTCACTATCCGGTGGAGGACTTCGCACCACCCACAAGAACCTCTGGCCACTCCTCTCAAGCCCCGCGGCGATCTCTGCAATTTGTTTCGCTGGGAAAACGCCGCGGCTTCCGAAGCTCAAGAACACAATGCTTCGACTTGGTTGCATGTCAAGCCACTTCAAGCAATCTGACTCACTAGATTGATCTATGGGCTGTAAAACCAATGGTCCAATACAGAAAAAAGCCGGCATTTGTTCTCTGACCGCCTCGATTACTCTTGGCTCTAGTGCTTCAAAGGTGTTTGATATAATTCCCCTTGATTTGGTGAGATGGTTTGACAAGTCCAACATATCATCGTAGAACTCATTGTTCCGATCAAGTAAAACCTGCGGCATCTGTGCAGCACGAATTGAGGGCAAGCCTGGGATGTCGAGATTTGTGTTGCCAAGCTCCCTGAGGCTCTTGTCAGTCTGGTTATGAAT includes these proteins:
- the LOC122641361 gene encoding UDP-glycosyltransferase 88F3-like → MKGTIFLYPSPGLSHLVSMVELGKLIILHHSHSFSVTVLLMSGDSFNIPAVDSYIDHVSQTDPSIVFHRFPTLPKLESSSPTIFQTIRRNNPNLLHTLQTISNSSSIAALVIDFFCNSAFPIAADLNIPLYNYVPSGASGLSVFLYLPTIHNQTDKSLRELGNTNLDIPGLPSIRAAQMPQVLLDRNNEFYDDMLDLSNHLTKSRGIISNTFEALEPRVIEAVREQMPAFFCIGPLVLQPIDQSSESDCLKWLDMQPSRSIVFLSFGSRGVFPAKQIAEIAAGLERSGQRFLWVVRSPPPDSDTRSSLSATDDFDLNAVMPEGFLDRTRDRGLVVKSWAPQVEVLSRESVGGFVTHSGWNSVLEAVCAGVPLLAWPLYAEQEVNKVVLVEEMKLAMPMEVAEEDGIVVAAEVEKRVRALMDSEEGTEMRERCREMREKALAAWAEGGSSKTAFTNLAESWQRR